The Mytilus galloprovincialis chromosome 4, xbMytGall1.hap1.1, whole genome shotgun sequence genome contains a region encoding:
- the LOC143073757 gene encoding uncharacterized protein LOC143073757, translating to MVPLFVAFLIATAQASGYGGYNSGYGSGGGGGVVTVVRGGGGGGGGGGGYGGGYGSGGYGNTGGYGYGGGYGGGNVMVVSGGHGGYGSSSNIGYGNQGYGSGSGYGSVSTYLPVGSKGGSLNLGGGFGGGGYGGGYGGGNGGGIGGGGGKGGVVVVSGGGHGGNGGYGGGYGGGYGGGYGGGYGGGYGGGVVVSGGGGGGLGGKGGGYGGGYGGGYGGGYGGGIGGGIGGGGGKGEVVVVSGGGYGGNGGYGGGNGGGYGGGYGGGYGGGIGGGIGGGIGGGGGKGGVVVVSGGGYGGNGGYGGGNGGGYGGGYGGGYGGGYGGGIGGGIGGGGGKGGVVVVSGGNGGYGGGYGGGYGGGYGGGYGGGYGGGNGGGFGGGFGNGGGKGGVVVVSGGGHGGNGGYGGGNGGGYGGGYGGGYGGGYGGGYGGGVVVSGGGGGGLGGKGGYKSY from the coding sequence ATGGTCCCATTATTTGTTGCATTTTTGATAGCCACTGCCCAGGCAAGTGGATATGGCGGCTATAACAGTGGCTATGGCAGTGGAGGTGGAGGTGGAGTAGTTACGGTTGTCAGAggaggtggtggtggtggtggcggAGGAGGAGGATACGGAGGAGGATATGGATCAGGCGGTTATGGAAATACTGGCGGCTATGGATATGGCGGCGGCTATGGTGGCGGTAATGTCATGGTTGTTAGTGGAGGTCATGGCGGTTATGGATCCAGTAGTAATATTGGTTATGGTAATCAAGGATACGGATCAGGCAGTGGATATGGATCAGTAAGCACTTACCTTCCAGTCGGATCAAAAGGTGGTAGCTTGAATCTTGGAGGAGGATTTGGAGGAGGAGGGTATGGAGGAGGATACGGAGGAGGAAATGGAGGCGGAATTGGAGGAGGAGGTGGAAAAGGTGGAGTTGTTGTTGTAAGTGGCGGGGGACACGGCGGCAATGGTGGATATGGAGGAGGATACGGAGGAGGATATGGCGGTGGATATGGAGGTGGATACGGAGGAGGATATGGTGGTGGTGTTGTTGTCAGTGGTGGTGGAGGTGGTGGACTTGGAGGAAAAGGTGGAGGATATGGTGGAGGATATGGCGGAGGATACGGAGGAGGATATGGAGGAGGAATTGGAGGAGGAATTGGAGGAGGAGGTGGCAAAGGTGAAGTTGTTGTCGTAAGTGGTGGAGGATACGGCGGTAATGGTGGATATGGAGGAGGAAATGGAGGAGGATATGGAGGTGGATATGGAGGAGGATACGGAGGAGGAATTGGAGGAGGAATTGGAGGAGGAATTGGAGGAGGAGGGGGCAAAGGTGGAGTTGTTGTCGTAAGTGGTGGAGGATACGGCGGTAATGGTGGATATGGAGGAGGAAACGGTGGTGGATATGGTGGTGGATATGGAGGTGGATATGGCGGAGGATATGGAGGAGGAATTGGAGGAGGAATTGGGGGAGGCGGAGGAAAAGGTGGAGTTGTTGTTGTAAGCGGTGGCAATGGTGGATACGGAGGCGGATATGGTGGTGGATACGGAGGCGGATACGGGGGTGGATATGGCGGTGGATACGGAGGAGGAAATGGAGGCGGATTCGGAGGAGGATTTGGCAACGGCGGTGGAAAAGGTGGAGTTGTTGTTGTAAGTGGCGGGGGACACGGCGGCAATGGTGGATATGGAGGTGGAAACGGAGGAGGATATGGCGGTGGATACGGAGGTGGATACGGAGGAGGATACGGAGGAGGATATGGCGGAGGTGTTGTTGTCAGTGGTGGTGGAGGTGGTGGACTTGGAGGAAAAGGTGGTTACAAGTCATATTAA
- the LOC143073758 gene encoding uncharacterized protein LOC143073758 — protein sequence MVPLFVAFLIATAQASGYGGYNSGYGSGGGGGVVTVVRGGGGGGGGGGGYGGGYGSGGYGNTGGYGFGGGYGGGNVMVVSGGHGGYGSSSNIGYGNQGYGSGSGYGSVSTYLPVGSKGGSLNLGGGFGGGGYGGGYGGGNGGGIGGGGGKGGVVVISGGGHGGNGGYGGGYGGYGGGYGGGYGGGYGGGVVVSGGGGGGLGGKGGGYGGGYGGGYGGGYGGGIGGGIGGGGGKGGVVVVSGGGYGGNGGYGGRNGGGYGGGYGGGYGGGIGGGGGKGGVVVVSGGGYGGNGGYGGGNGGGYGGGYGGGYGGGYGGGIGGGIGGGGGKGVLLL from the coding sequence ATGGTCCCATTATTTGTTGCATTTTTGATAGCCACTGCCCAGGCAAGTGGATATGGCGGCTATAACAGTGGCTATGGCAGTGGAGGTGGAGGTGGAGTAGTTACGGTTGTCAGAggaggtggtggtggtggtggtggtggcggAGGATACGGAGGAGGATATGGATCAGGCGGTTATGGAAATACTGGCGGCTATGGATTTGGCGGCGGCTATGGTGGCGGTAATGTCATGGTTGTTAGTGGAGGTCATGGCGGTTATGGATCCAGTAGTAATATTGGTTATGGTAATCAAGGATACGGTTCAGGCAGTGGATATGGATCAGTAAGCACTTACCTTCCAGTCGGATCAAAAGGTGGTAGCTTGAATCTTGGAGGAGGATTTGGAGGAGGAGGGTATGGAGGAGGATACGGAGGAGGAAATGGAGGCGGAATTGGAGGAGGAGGTGGAAAAGGTGGAGTTGTTGTTATAAGTGGCGGGGGACACGGCGGCAATGGTGGATATGGAGGAGGATACGGAGGATATGGCGGTGGATATGGAGGTGGATACGGAGGAGGATATGGTGGTGGTGTTGTTGTCAGTGGTGGTGGAGGTGGTGGACTTGGAGGAAAAGGTGGAGGATATGGTGGAGGATATGGCGGAGGATACGGAGGAGGATATGGAGGAGGAATTGGAGGAGGAATTGGAGGAGGAGGTGGCAAAGGTGGAGTTGTTGTCGTAAGTGGTGGAGGATACGGCGGTAATGGTGGATATGGAGGAAGAAATGGAGGAGGATATGGAGGTGGATATGGAGGAGGATACGGAGGAGGAATTGGAGGAGGAGGTGGCAAAGGTGGAGTTGTTGTCGTAAGTGGTGGAGGATACGGCGGTAATGGTGGATATGGAGGAGGAAACGGTGGTGGATATGGTGGTGGATATGGAGGTGGATATGGCGGAGGATATGGAGGAGGAATTGGAGGAGGAATTGGAGGAGGCGGAGGAAAAGGTGTGTTGTTGTTGTAA
- the LOC143073760 gene encoding uncharacterized protein LOC143073760, with protein sequence GGNGGNGGGYGGGYGGGYGGGYGGGYGGGNGGGFGGGFGNGGGKGGVVVVSGGGHGGNDGYGGGYGGGYGGGYGGGYGGGYGGGYGGGVVVSGGGGGGLGGKGGYKSY encoded by the coding sequence GGTGGCAATGGTGGAAACGGAGGCGGATATGGTGGTGGATACGGAGGCGGATACGGGGGTGGATATGGCGGTGGATACGGAGGAGGAAATGGAGGCGGATTCGGAGGAGGATTTGGCAACGGCGGTGGAAAAGGTGGAGTTGTTGTTGTAAGTGGCGGGGGACACGGCGGCAATGATGGATATGGAGGTGGATACGGAGGAGGATATGGTGGTGGATACGGAGGTGGATACGGAGGTGGATACGGAGGAGGATATGGCGGAGGTGTTGTTGTCAGTGGTGGTGGAGGTGGTGGACTTGGAGGAAAAGGTGGTTACAAATCATATTAA